The Primulina eburnea isolate SZY01 chromosome 13, ASM2296580v1, whole genome shotgun sequence genome includes a region encoding these proteins:
- the LOC140809819 gene encoding uncharacterized protein: MGSFIGHVADGFGLFIIGLWHIFNHIKLHAMDPKSYCSSLWFPTSRIKYLELYLIMIGSSTAIAMELFIGPDRHQPLDPDGTIPSNHLHNFEHSNISLTFFTYAFLSIVLDKLAPPAQYGLTNLLGAVAFGQQLLLFHLHSTDHMGLEGQYHWLLQIVIFTTLSTTLLGISYPRSFLNSFVRSASIMFQGVWLVVIGYMLWTPSLIPKGCFINLEEGHDVVRCHDEKALERAKSLANIEFSWFVLGTTSSVVALYLIMIKLCRKKNECRYSLTNFVLDGDENDNDVEALINGNDKIGGIKEKGAVCEALQPHMLELHRPHNSLF; encoded by the exons ATGGGTAGTTTCATCGGGCATGTGGCCGATGGATTTGGCCTTTTCATAATCGGATTGTGGCATATTTTCAATCACATCAAACTGCACGCCATGGACCCTAAATCCTACTGCTCTTCACTATGGTTTCCCACCTCAAGAATCAAGTATCTTGAGCTCTATTTGATCATGATTGGCAGCTCCACGGCTATAGCAATGGAACTCTTCATAGGGCCGGATCGCCACCAGCCCCTTGACCCCGATGGAACAATCCCCTCTAACCATCTCCACAACTTTGAACATTCGAATATCTCCTTAACTTTCTTCACCTATGCGTTTCTCTCAATCGTGCTAGATAAACTTGCCCCTCCAGCGCAATACGGACTCACTAATCTTCTAGGTGCGGTGGCTTTCGGGCAGCAACTCCTCCTCTTCCATCTCCACTCCACGGATCACATGGGACTTGAGGGCCAATACCACTGGCTTCTTCAAATTGTTATCTTTACCACACTTTCCACCACCCTTTTAGGCATTAGTTATCCCCGAAGTTTCTTGAATAGCTTTGTGAGGTCTGCTAGTATTATGTTTCAGGGTGTTTGGCTCGTGGTCATCGGGTACATGTTATGGACCCCTAGTCTAATACCTAAAGGTTGCTTCATAAACTTGGAGGAAGGTCACGACGTGGTCCGGTGCCACGACGAAAAGGCTCTAGAACGTGCCAAATCGTTAGCAAATATTGAATTCAGTTGGTTCGTATTGGGAACGACAAGTTCCGTCGTGGCCCTTTATCTTATCATGATCAAGTTGTGCCGTAAAAAGAACGAGTGTCGATACTCCCTAACGAACTTTGTGTTAGACGGAGATGAAAACGACAATGATGTTGAGGCTCTAATCAATGGAAATGATAAGATTG GTGGGATTAAAGAAAAAGGTGCAGTTTGCGAGGCGCTGCAGCCCCACATGTTGGAGCTGCATCGCCCacataattcattattttga
- the LOC140810626 gene encoding uncharacterized protein: MGSFIGHVAPGFGFFIIGLWHLFNHIKLHAVNPKSYRSSPWFPTSRIKYLELYLIIIGSSMSIAMELFIGPDRHQPLDPDGTIPSNHLHNFEHSNISLTFFTYAFLSIVLDKLDPPAQYGLTNLLGAVAFGQQLLLFHLHSSDHMGVEGQYHWLLQIAIFISLSTTLLGISYPQSFLNSFVRSASIMFQGVWLVVIGYMLWTPSLIPKGCFINLEEGHDVVRCHDKKALERAKSLVNIQFSFYVIGMTIFIVALYLIMIKLYQNKVDFEYSVPEEDENDDVESQKDGNDKIGESKSFLQIGRPLVSMDMER, from the coding sequence ATGGGTAGTTTCATCGGGCATGTGGCACCTGGATTTGGCTTTTTCATCATCGGATTATGGCATCTTTTCAATCACATCAAACTCCACGCCGTAAACCCGAAATCCTACAGGTCTTCACCATGGTTTCCCACCTCAAGAATCAAGTATCTTGAGCTCTACTTGATCATTATTGGAAGCTCCATGTCTATAGCAATGGAACTCTTCATAGGGCCGGATCGCCACCAGCCTCTCGACCCCGATGGAACTATCCCCTCTAACCATCTCCACAACTTCGAACATTCGAATATCTCCTTAACTTTTTTCACCTATGCGTTTCTCTCAATCGTGCTAGATAAACTTGACCCCCCGGCGCAATACGGACTCACCAATCTGCTAGGTGCGGTGGCTTTCGGGCAGCAACTCCTCCTCTTCCATCTCCACTCCTCTGATCACATGGGGGTTGAGGGCCAATACCACTGGCTTCTTCAAATTGCGATATTTATATCACTTTCCACCACCCTTTTAGGCATTAGTTATCCCCAAAGTTTCTTGAATAGCTTTGTGAGGTCTGCTAGTATTATGTTCCAGGGTGTTTGGCTCGTGGTAATCGGGTACATGTTATGGACCCCTAGTCTAATACCTAAAGGTTGCTTCATAAACTTGGAGGAAGGTCACGACGTGGTCCGGTGCCACGACAAAAAGGCGCTAGAACGTGCCAAATCGTTGGTCAACATTCAATTTAGTTTCTACGTGATAGGGATGACAATTTTCATCGTGGCCCTTTATCTCATCATGATCAAGTTGTACCAAAACAAGGTTGATTTTGAGTATTCCGTGCCGGAGGAAGATGAAAACGATGACGTCGAGTCGCAAAAAGATGGAAACGACAAGATTGGTGAGTCTAAGAGTTTTCTACAAATTGGAAGGCCATTAGTCTCTATGGACATGGAAAGGTAG
- the LOC140809455 gene encoding phosphatidylinositol/phosphatidylcholine transfer protein SFH9 isoform X3, with product MWEEMLNWRKEFGVDSIIQDFVYDEYEEVQRHYPHGYHGVDKGGRPIYIERLGKIDPSKLMSVTTVDRFLKYHIQGFEKAFGDKFPACSITAKRHIDSTTTILDVHGLNWMNFGKVASDLVLRMQKIDGNYYPETLHIMFIVNAGTGFKCLWNWAKGLLDPRTTAKIHVLGAKYQTKLLEFIEAGQLPNFLGGSCSCPNEGGCLGSDKGPWNDPQLMKLVHALHDGGAVYPRKIASLLDHAYFETELIDPTKSRGEIAQASLLKSLSHRTMEAAHYTNGTIWRPHNFVARDESHGPSDLTRMTYQTRLVKGSITTTLTDVIFRLLAYIYLLFGALVCRLFKVQNNETATENHQGNSRDEQLVQPNTVELLHPCCQKLQHLENAVTELLKKPAGIPPEKDDILLESLDRIKSIEHDLQKTKKALLATASKQLELSESLETLKEINTKGSKSYWLRRGKSQLLGI from the exons ATGTGGGAGGAAATGCTGAACTGGAGGAAAGAGTTCGGTGTAGACTCTATTATTCAG GATTTTGTttatgatgaatatgaagaaGTTCAACGGCATTATCCTCATGGATATCATGGAGTAGATAAAGGAGGGCGCCCGATATACATTGAAAGACTTGGCAAAATTGACCCTAGCAAGCTTATGAGTGTCACCACTGTGGATAGGTTCTTAAAATATCACATTCAAGGTTTTGAAAAAGCTTTTGGGGATAAGTTTCCTGCTTGCTCGATTACAGCAAAGCGCCATATTGATTCAACAACAACAATTTTGGATGTGCATGGTCTG AACTGGATGAATTTTGGCAAGGTAGCAAGTGATCTAGTATTGCGCATGCAGAAAATAGATGGCAACTACTATCCTGAG ACATTGCATATTATGTTCATAGTCAACGCTGGTACTGGATTCAAATGTCTATGGAATTGGGCAAAAGGTTTACTTGATCCAAGGACAACAGCTAAAATACAT GTTTTAGGCGCCAAATATCAGACTAAGCTACTGGAATTTATAGAAGCGGG TCAATTACCAAATTTTCTGGGCGGATCCTGCTCATGCCCGAATGAAGGTGGATGCCTTGGATCTGACAAGGGACCATGGAATGATCCTCAACTGATGAAG TTGGTACATGCTTTACATGATGGTGGAGCGGTATATCCAAGGAAGATTGCCAGTCTCTTGGACCATGCCTATTTCGAAACTGAACTAATTGATCCAACA AAATCAAGGGGTGAAATTGCTCAAGCTTCTCTTTTAAAATCCCTTTCTCATCGTACCATGGAAGCAGCACATTATACAAAT GGGACAATATGGAGACCCCATAATTTTGTGGCAAGAGATGAAAGTCATGGTCCATCTG ATTTGACAAGGATGACTTATCAAACGAGGCTGGTAAAGGGATCAATCACTACAACATTGACAGATGTAATCTTCAGGCTACTTGCATATATATATCTCTTGTTCGGTGCGCTGGTCTGCAGGTTATTCAAGGTGCAAAATAACGAAACTGCAACAGAAAATCATCAAGGAAATTCTCGGGATGAACAGTTGGTGCAGCCAAATACTGTGGAGCTTCTCCATCCATGCTGCCAGAAATTGCAGCATTTAGAGAATGCCGTGACTGAACTGTTGAAAAAACCTGCAGGAATTCCACCAGAAAAAGATGACATACTACTTGAATCTCTGGATCGCATAAAATCAATTGAGCATGATTTACAGAAGACGAAAAAG GCCCTGCTTGCAACAGCTTCCAAACAGCTAGAGCTTTCTGAGTCATTGGAGACTTTAAAGGAAATCAACACAAAA GGGTCTAAAAGTTATTGGCTACGAAGGGGCAAGTCGCAACTTCTTGGAATCTAA
- the LOC140809455 gene encoding phosphatidylinositol/phosphatidylcholine transfer protein SFH9 isoform X1 has product MSEIVPVHEDDQGKRSDLEIMFADENRRRRMRSLRKKAISASTRITHTLKKHSKRLVHCRFASISTEEFLDEVEEKAVDAFRNDLIEKDLLPVRHDDYHTLLRFLKARKFDHDKTVHMWEEMLNWRKEFGVDSIIQDFVYDEYEEVQRHYPHGYHGVDKGGRPIYIERLGKIDPSKLMSVTTVDRFLKYHIQGFEKAFGDKFPACSITAKRHIDSTTTILDVHGLNWMNFGKVASDLVLRMQKIDGNYYPETLHIMFIVNAGTGFKCLWNWAKGLLDPRTTAKIHVLGAKYQTKLLEFIEAGQLPNFLGGSCSCPNEGGCLGSDKGPWNDPQLMKLVHALHDGGAVYPRKIASLLDHAYFETELIDPTKSRGEIAQASLLKSLSHRTMEAAHYTNGTIWRPHNFVARDESHGPSDLTRMTYQTRLVKGSITTTLTDVIFRLLAYIYLLFGALVCRLFKVQNNETATENHQGNSRDEQLVQPNTVELLHPCCQKLQHLENAVTELLKKPAGIPPEKDDILLESLDRIKSIEHDLQKTKKALLATASKQLELSESLETLKEINTKGSKSYWLRRGKSQLLGI; this is encoded by the exons ATGTCAG AAATAGTTCCTGTTCATGAAGATGACCAAGGAAAAAGATCAGATCTTGAGATCATGTTTGCAGATGAAAATAGAAGGCGTCGGATGAGATCTTTAAGGAAAAAAGCAATTAGTGCTTCGACTAGAATCACACATACTTTAAAGAAACACAGCAAGCGGCTTGTGCATTGCAGATTTGCGTCAATTTCTACCGAAGAGTTTCTAGATGAAGTGGAAGAAAAGGCAGTTGATGCTTTTCGTAATGATTTGATTGAAAAAGACTTACTTCCGGTTCGTCACGATGATTATCATACTTTGTTGAG ATTTCTCAAAGCGAGGAAGTTTGACCATGATAAAACAGTTCACATGTGGGAGGAAATGCTGAACTGGAGGAAAGAGTTCGGTGTAGACTCTATTATTCAG GATTTTGTttatgatgaatatgaagaaGTTCAACGGCATTATCCTCATGGATATCATGGAGTAGATAAAGGAGGGCGCCCGATATACATTGAAAGACTTGGCAAAATTGACCCTAGCAAGCTTATGAGTGTCACCACTGTGGATAGGTTCTTAAAATATCACATTCAAGGTTTTGAAAAAGCTTTTGGGGATAAGTTTCCTGCTTGCTCGATTACAGCAAAGCGCCATATTGATTCAACAACAACAATTTTGGATGTGCATGGTCTG AACTGGATGAATTTTGGCAAGGTAGCAAGTGATCTAGTATTGCGCATGCAGAAAATAGATGGCAACTACTATCCTGAG ACATTGCATATTATGTTCATAGTCAACGCTGGTACTGGATTCAAATGTCTATGGAATTGGGCAAAAGGTTTACTTGATCCAAGGACAACAGCTAAAATACAT GTTTTAGGCGCCAAATATCAGACTAAGCTACTGGAATTTATAGAAGCGGG TCAATTACCAAATTTTCTGGGCGGATCCTGCTCATGCCCGAATGAAGGTGGATGCCTTGGATCTGACAAGGGACCATGGAATGATCCTCAACTGATGAAG TTGGTACATGCTTTACATGATGGTGGAGCGGTATATCCAAGGAAGATTGCCAGTCTCTTGGACCATGCCTATTTCGAAACTGAACTAATTGATCCAACA AAATCAAGGGGTGAAATTGCTCAAGCTTCTCTTTTAAAATCCCTTTCTCATCGTACCATGGAAGCAGCACATTATACAAAT GGGACAATATGGAGACCCCATAATTTTGTGGCAAGAGATGAAAGTCATGGTCCATCTG ATTTGACAAGGATGACTTATCAAACGAGGCTGGTAAAGGGATCAATCACTACAACATTGACAGATGTAATCTTCAGGCTACTTGCATATATATATCTCTTGTTCGGTGCGCTGGTCTGCAGGTTATTCAAGGTGCAAAATAACGAAACTGCAACAGAAAATCATCAAGGAAATTCTCGGGATGAACAGTTGGTGCAGCCAAATACTGTGGAGCTTCTCCATCCATGCTGCCAGAAATTGCAGCATTTAGAGAATGCCGTGACTGAACTGTTGAAAAAACCTGCAGGAATTCCACCAGAAAAAGATGACATACTACTTGAATCTCTGGATCGCATAAAATCAATTGAGCATGATTTACAGAAGACGAAAAAG GCCCTGCTTGCAACAGCTTCCAAACAGCTAGAGCTTTCTGAGTCATTGGAGACTTTAAAGGAAATCAACACAAAA GGGTCTAAAAGTTATTGGCTACGAAGGGGCAAGTCGCAACTTCTTGGAATCTAA
- the LOC140809455 gene encoding phosphatidylinositol/phosphatidylcholine transfer protein SFH9 isoform X2 — protein sequence MSEIVPVHEDDQGKRSDLEIMFADENRRRRMRSLRKKAISASTRITHTLKKHSKRLVHCRFASISTEEFLDEVEEKAVDAFRNDLIEKDLLPVRHDDYHTLLRFLKARKFDHDKTVHMWEEMLNWRKEFGVDSIIQDFVYDEYEEVQRHYPHGYHGVDKGGRPIYIERLGKIDPSKLMSVTTVDRFLKYHIQGFEKAFGDKFPACSITAKRHIDSTTTILDVHGLNWMNFGKVASDLVLRMQKIDGNYYPETLHIMFIVNAGTGFKCLWNWAKGLLDPRTTAKIHVLGAKYQTKLLEFIEAGQLPNFLGGSCSCPNEGGCLGSDKGPWNDPQLMKLVHALHDGGAVYPRKIASLLDHAYFETELIDPTGTIWRPHNFVARDESHGPSDLTRMTYQTRLVKGSITTTLTDVIFRLLAYIYLLFGALVCRLFKVQNNETATENHQGNSRDEQLVQPNTVELLHPCCQKLQHLENAVTELLKKPAGIPPEKDDILLESLDRIKSIEHDLQKTKKALLATASKQLELSESLETLKEINTKGSKSYWLRRGKSQLLGI from the exons ATGTCAG AAATAGTTCCTGTTCATGAAGATGACCAAGGAAAAAGATCAGATCTTGAGATCATGTTTGCAGATGAAAATAGAAGGCGTCGGATGAGATCTTTAAGGAAAAAAGCAATTAGTGCTTCGACTAGAATCACACATACTTTAAAGAAACACAGCAAGCGGCTTGTGCATTGCAGATTTGCGTCAATTTCTACCGAAGAGTTTCTAGATGAAGTGGAAGAAAAGGCAGTTGATGCTTTTCGTAATGATTTGATTGAAAAAGACTTACTTCCGGTTCGTCACGATGATTATCATACTTTGTTGAG ATTTCTCAAAGCGAGGAAGTTTGACCATGATAAAACAGTTCACATGTGGGAGGAAATGCTGAACTGGAGGAAAGAGTTCGGTGTAGACTCTATTATTCAG GATTTTGTttatgatgaatatgaagaaGTTCAACGGCATTATCCTCATGGATATCATGGAGTAGATAAAGGAGGGCGCCCGATATACATTGAAAGACTTGGCAAAATTGACCCTAGCAAGCTTATGAGTGTCACCACTGTGGATAGGTTCTTAAAATATCACATTCAAGGTTTTGAAAAAGCTTTTGGGGATAAGTTTCCTGCTTGCTCGATTACAGCAAAGCGCCATATTGATTCAACAACAACAATTTTGGATGTGCATGGTCTG AACTGGATGAATTTTGGCAAGGTAGCAAGTGATCTAGTATTGCGCATGCAGAAAATAGATGGCAACTACTATCCTGAG ACATTGCATATTATGTTCATAGTCAACGCTGGTACTGGATTCAAATGTCTATGGAATTGGGCAAAAGGTTTACTTGATCCAAGGACAACAGCTAAAATACAT GTTTTAGGCGCCAAATATCAGACTAAGCTACTGGAATTTATAGAAGCGGG TCAATTACCAAATTTTCTGGGCGGATCCTGCTCATGCCCGAATGAAGGTGGATGCCTTGGATCTGACAAGGGACCATGGAATGATCCTCAACTGATGAAG TTGGTACATGCTTTACATGATGGTGGAGCGGTATATCCAAGGAAGATTGCCAGTCTCTTGGACCATGCCTATTTCGAAACTGAACTAATTGATCCAACA GGGACAATATGGAGACCCCATAATTTTGTGGCAAGAGATGAAAGTCATGGTCCATCTG ATTTGACAAGGATGACTTATCAAACGAGGCTGGTAAAGGGATCAATCACTACAACATTGACAGATGTAATCTTCAGGCTACTTGCATATATATATCTCTTGTTCGGTGCGCTGGTCTGCAGGTTATTCAAGGTGCAAAATAACGAAACTGCAACAGAAAATCATCAAGGAAATTCTCGGGATGAACAGTTGGTGCAGCCAAATACTGTGGAGCTTCTCCATCCATGCTGCCAGAAATTGCAGCATTTAGAGAATGCCGTGACTGAACTGTTGAAAAAACCTGCAGGAATTCCACCAGAAAAAGATGACATACTACTTGAATCTCTGGATCGCATAAAATCAATTGAGCATGATTTACAGAAGACGAAAAAG GCCCTGCTTGCAACAGCTTCCAAACAGCTAGAGCTTTCTGAGTCATTGGAGACTTTAAAGGAAATCAACACAAAA GGGTCTAAAAGTTATTGGCTACGAAGGGGCAAGTCGCAACTTCTTGGAATCTAA